Proteins from one Bradyrhizobium amphicarpaeae genomic window:
- the ybaL gene encoding YbaL family putative K(+) efflux transporter: MPHETPLIATIVVGLGLAFVFGTIVQRFRIPPLVGYLLAGVAVGPFTPGFVADQALATELAELGIILLMFGVGLHFSLQDLLSVRKIAVPGAVVQIAAATLMGVGLGWLMGWSVPAGLVFGLALSVASTVVLLRALQERRLMETDRGRIAVGWLIVEDLAMVLVLVLFPAIASLQGAAEGKPAFEPLAAQAGFGLAGIVVLTLVKIVVFIGLMLVVGRRVIPWILHYIAHTGSRELFRLAVLAIALCVAFGATKLFDVSLALGAFFAGMMLRESPLSARAAQESLPLRDAFAVLFFVSVGMMFDPMSVVREPWPLLATLAIIMLGKSLAAYLIVVVFRHPVVTALTISASLSQIGEFSFILAELGVASQILPKEGRDLIMAGAILSIMLNPLMFAAATWLAPRLDPRREEPAVTAAVTDAIRTTELTDHTIVIGYGRVGALVGDALKQRQLPFLVAEVGESLLAKLKQSGIETVMGNAAQPKVFAATNPSRARHLVIAIPEAFEAGQIVQQARAANPDIRIIARAHADAEVDHLKGLGADVVIMGEREIARGMIEELERRAPHAAQQDRRALAVGSVV, encoded by the coding sequence ATGCCGCATGAAACACCTCTGATCGCCACCATCGTCGTTGGCCTTGGCCTAGCCTTCGTATTCGGAACGATCGTACAGCGGTTCCGCATCCCGCCGCTCGTCGGTTACCTTCTGGCTGGCGTCGCGGTCGGTCCGTTCACGCCAGGCTTCGTCGCCGACCAGGCGCTTGCCACCGAGCTCGCCGAGCTCGGTATCATCCTGTTGATGTTCGGCGTCGGCCTGCATTTCTCGCTGCAGGATTTGCTCTCGGTGCGGAAGATCGCCGTGCCCGGCGCCGTCGTGCAGATCGCGGCGGCGACATTGATGGGAGTAGGCCTTGGATGGCTGATGGGCTGGAGCGTCCCGGCGGGGCTGGTGTTCGGCCTCGCGCTCTCGGTGGCGAGCACCGTCGTACTGCTTCGCGCGCTGCAGGAGCGCCGCCTGATGGAGACCGACCGCGGACGCATCGCCGTCGGCTGGCTGATCGTCGAGGACCTCGCGATGGTGCTCGTGCTGGTGCTGTTTCCCGCGATCGCGAGCCTTCAGGGCGCCGCCGAGGGCAAGCCCGCGTTCGAGCCGCTGGCCGCGCAAGCCGGCTTCGGGCTTGCCGGCATCGTGGTGCTGACCCTCGTCAAGATCGTCGTGTTCATCGGCCTGATGCTCGTCGTGGGGCGCCGGGTGATTCCGTGGATCCTGCACTACATCGCCCATACCGGCTCGCGCGAATTGTTCCGTCTCGCAGTGCTGGCAATCGCGCTGTGCGTCGCGTTCGGCGCGACGAAACTGTTCGACGTCTCGCTGGCGCTCGGCGCGTTCTTCGCCGGCATGATGCTGCGGGAATCGCCGCTCAGCGCGCGCGCCGCGCAGGAATCCTTGCCGTTGCGCGATGCCTTCGCCGTGCTGTTCTTCGTCTCGGTCGGCATGATGTTCGATCCGATGAGCGTGGTCCGCGAGCCCTGGCCGCTGCTTGCGACGCTTGCGATCATCATGCTGGGCAAATCGCTCGCGGCCTATCTGATCGTGGTCGTGTTCCGCCACCCTGTCGTCACGGCGCTGACGATCTCGGCGAGCCTGTCGCAGATCGGCGAGTTCTCCTTCATCCTGGCCGAGCTCGGCGTCGCCTCGCAGATCCTGCCCAAGGAGGGCCGCGACCTGATCATGGCGGGCGCGATCCTCTCCATCATGCTCAACCCGCTGATGTTCGCCGCCGCCACCTGGCTCGCGCCGCGTCTCGACCCGCGGCGTGAAGAGCCTGCGGTGACAGCCGCGGTCACCGACGCGATCCGAACCACGGAATTGACGGATCATACGATCGTGATCGGCTATGGCCGCGTCGGTGCGCTCGTCGGCGATGCGCTGAAGCAGCGGCAGCTGCCGTTCCTCGTCGCCGAGGTCGGAGAGAGCCTGCTGGCGAAGCTGAAGCAGAGCGGCATCGAGACCGTGATGGGCAACGCTGCTCAGCCCAAAGTTTTCGCCGCCACCAATCCGTCACGGGCACGGCATCTCGTGATCGCGATCCCCGAAGCGTTCGAGGCGGGACAGATCGTGCAGCAGGCGCGCGCGGCCAATCCCGACATCCGCATCATCGCGCGGGCGCACGCGGATGCCGAGGTCGATCATCTCAAGGGGCTTGGGGCTGATGTCGTCATCATGGGCGAGCGGGAAATCGCGCGCGGCATGATCGAGGAGCTGGAGAGGAGGGCTCCGCATGCTGCCCAGCAAGATCGCCGTGCGCTCGCGGTCGGTTCGGTCGTTTGA